The proteins below are encoded in one region of Pan paniscus chromosome 4, NHGRI_mPanPan1-v2.0_pri, whole genome shotgun sequence:
- the NSA2 gene encoding ribosome biogenesis protein NSA2 homolog isoform X1, translated as MPQNEYIELHRKRYGYRLDYHEKKRKKESREAHERSKKAKKMIGLKAKLYHKQRHAEKIQMKKTIKMHEKRNTKQKNDEKTPQGAVPAYLLDREGQSRAKVLSNMIKQKRKEKAGKWEVPLPKVRAQGETEVLKVIRTGKRKKKAWKRMVTKVCFVGDGFTRKPPKYERFIRPMGLRFKKAHVTHPELKATFCLPILGVKKNPSSPLYTTLGVITKGTVIEVNVSELGLVTQGGKVIWGKYAQVTNNPENDGCINAVLLV; from the exons ATG CCACAGAATGAATATATTGAATTACACCGTAAACGCTATGGATACCGTTTGGATTAccatgagaaaaagagaaagaaggaaagtcgAGAGGCTCATGAACGTtcaaagaaggcaaagaaaatgaTTGGTCTGAAGGCTAAGCTTTACCATAAACAGCGTCATGctgagaaaatacaaatgaaaaagac TATCAAGATGCATGAAAAGAGAAACACCAAACAAAAGAATGATGAAAAGACACCACAGGGAGCAGTACCTGCCTATCTGCTGGACAGAGAGGGACAATCTCGAGCTAAAGTACTTTCCAATATgattaaacagaaaagaaaagagaaggcg GGAAAATGGGAAGTCCCTCTGCCTAAAGTACGTGCCCAGGGAGAAACAGAAGTATTAAAAGTTATTcgaacaggaaagagaaagaagaaggcatGGAAGAGAATGGTTACTAAAGTGTGCTTTGTTGGAGATGGCTTTACAAGAAAACCACCTAAATATGAAAGATTCATCAGGCCAATG GGCTTGCGTTTCAAGAAAGCCCATGTAACACATCCTGAACTGAAAGCCACCTTTTGCCTACCAATACTTGGTGTAAAGAAGAATCCCTCATCCCCACTGTATACAACTTTGGGTGTTATTACCAAAGGTACTGTCATTGAAGTAAATGTGAGCGAATTGGGCCTTGTGACGCAAGGAGGCAAAGTTATTTGGG GAAAATATGCCCAGGTTACCAACAATCCTGAAAATGATGGATGTATAAATGCAGTCTTACTGGTTTGA
- the NSA2 gene encoding ribosome biogenesis protein NSA2 homolog isoform X2, translating into MPQNEYIELHRKRYGYRLDYHEKKRKKESREAHERSKKAKKMIGLKAKLYHKQRHAEKIQMKKTIKMHEKRNTKQKNDEKTPQGAVPAYLLDREGQSRAKVLSNMIKQKRKEKAGKWEVPLPKVRAQGETEVLKVIRTGKRKKKAWKRMVTKVCFVGDGFTRKPPKYERFIRPMRRGFTVLARMVSISVIRPP; encoded by the exons ATG CCACAGAATGAATATATTGAATTACACCGTAAACGCTATGGATACCGTTTGGATTAccatgagaaaaagagaaagaaggaaagtcgAGAGGCTCATGAACGTtcaaagaaggcaaagaaaatgaTTGGTCTGAAGGCTAAGCTTTACCATAAACAGCGTCATGctgagaaaatacaaatgaaaaagac TATCAAGATGCATGAAAAGAGAAACACCAAACAAAAGAATGATGAAAAGACACCACAGGGAGCAGTACCTGCCTATCTGCTGGACAGAGAGGGACAATCTCGAGCTAAAGTACTTTCCAATATgattaaacagaaaagaaaagagaaggcg GGAAAATGGGAAGTCCCTCTGCCTAAAGTACGTGCCCAGGGAGAAACAGAAGTATTAAAAGTTATTcgaacaggaaagagaaagaagaaggcatGGAAGAGAATGGTTACTAAAGTGTGCTTTGTTGGAGATGGCTTTACAAGAAAACCACCTAAATATGAAAGATTCATCAGGCCAATG agacggggtttcaccgtgttagccaggatggtctcgatctccgtgatccgcccgccttag